In a genomic window of Longimicrobium sp.:
- the secA gene encoding preprotein translocase subunit SecA produces MLKTIVQALFGTRHQRELKRLAPIIEQINEEFERLQGLSDDELRAQTELFRARIREAVAEVEAELAELREEKRATLVAAEREGIAQRIGEAEERRKEALEGILDEILPEAFATVKAAAARLVGSEVMVTGQPIKWDMVHYDVQLIGGITLHQGKVAEMATGEGKTLVATLPLYLNALTGRGAHLVTVNSYLAQRDAEWMGHLYGFLGLTVGCIDLHEPNTPERRAAYHADITYGTNNEFGFDYLRDNMVHSLDQRVQRHHAYAIVDEVDSVLIDEARTPLIISGPVGNETNAAYARYNPSVADLYRRQNRLVNDFIAQAEQNIAAGDTYGAGEKLFLARRGAPKNKRLQKMLADDPGLVKIIGKVERDYMMEKRVHELEENLLFSMDEKGHNVHLTDQGLDVLAPNEHDAFIVPDISEEVHRVELQEGLSVDERRARVDELEREYAEKSEKIHVIHQLLKAYALFNKDEQYVIQDGQVMIVDEFTGRMMAGRRWSDGLHQAVEAKEGVSVKAETQTLATITIQNYFRMYDKLCGMTGTAETEEGEFHQIYGLDVMVIPTNRPIQRDDRHDLVYKTKREKLNAIVEEVRRLHALELPVLVGTVSVDTSETLSRMLKRGGVPHEVLNAKYHQREAEIVSLAGQPGAVTIATNMAGRGTDIKLGAGVTEPRPTTDAEGKAVTEMGGLHIIGSERHESRRIDRQLRGRAGRQGDPGASQFFLSLEDDLMRLFGSDRIASIMDRMGAEEGEVITHPWITNSIGGAQKRVEMQNFEARKRLLDYDDVMNQQREVIYDLRTFALEGGDELRAEVWDMVEHALPVLLDEYASGDTESWELHALRQRLLLDFGMSPDRLPTEDGVGHDFSGREDLSEYVMDAARAAFEEKLERFGEATDAVLRFVVLSTIDEKWKDHLYDLDHLKASIGFRGWGQKDPLVEYKKEAFDMFEDLMKDLYGAVSRFTFRAQLAPAMEAPPMGFFGFPQGTEEELMEDAGMAPPPPAPEPAPPPPPRRAPLLGVNPYAQLAPEPSQLHTNREEEGALRPAPATNAVGRNDPCPCGSGKKYKNCHGRNG; encoded by the coding sequence ATGTTGAAGACCATCGTCCAGGCCCTGTTCGGCACCCGCCACCAGCGCGAGCTGAAGCGGCTGGCCCCCATCATCGAGCAGATCAACGAGGAGTTCGAGCGGCTGCAGGGCCTCTCGGACGACGAGCTGCGCGCGCAGACGGAGCTATTCCGCGCCCGCATCCGCGAAGCCGTCGCCGAAGTGGAGGCGGAGCTGGCTGAGCTGCGCGAGGAGAAGCGCGCAACGCTCGTCGCCGCCGAGCGCGAGGGGATCGCCCAGCGCATCGGCGAGGCGGAGGAGCGGCGCAAGGAGGCGCTGGAAGGGATCCTCGACGAGATCCTTCCCGAGGCCTTCGCCACCGTCAAGGCGGCCGCCGCGCGCCTGGTGGGCAGCGAGGTGATGGTGACCGGCCAGCCCATCAAGTGGGACATGGTGCACTACGACGTGCAGCTCATCGGCGGCATCACGCTGCACCAGGGCAAGGTGGCGGAGATGGCCACCGGCGAGGGGAAGACCCTCGTCGCCACCCTGCCGCTGTACCTCAACGCGCTCACCGGCCGCGGCGCGCACCTGGTTACGGTCAACTCGTACCTGGCCCAGCGCGACGCGGAGTGGATGGGGCACCTGTACGGCTTCCTGGGCCTTACGGTGGGGTGCATCGACCTGCACGAGCCCAACACCCCCGAGCGCCGCGCCGCGTACCACGCCGACATCACGTACGGCACCAACAACGAGTTCGGCTTCGACTACCTGCGCGACAACATGGTGCACTCGCTCGACCAGCGGGTGCAGCGCCACCACGCGTACGCCATCGTCGACGAGGTGGACTCGGTGCTCATCGACGAGGCGCGCACCCCGCTGATCATCTCGGGCCCCGTGGGCAACGAGACCAACGCGGCGTACGCGCGCTACAACCCGTCGGTGGCCGACCTGTACCGCCGCCAGAACCGCCTGGTCAACGACTTCATCGCCCAGGCCGAGCAGAACATCGCCGCCGGCGACACGTACGGGGCGGGGGAGAAGCTCTTCCTGGCCCGCCGCGGCGCGCCCAAGAACAAGCGCCTCCAGAAGATGCTGGCCGACGACCCCGGGCTGGTGAAGATCATCGGCAAGGTGGAGCGCGACTACATGATGGAGAAGCGCGTCCACGAGCTGGAGGAGAACCTCCTCTTCTCCATGGACGAGAAGGGGCACAACGTGCACCTGACCGACCAGGGGCTCGACGTGCTGGCGCCCAACGAGCACGACGCCTTCATCGTTCCCGACATCTCCGAGGAGGTGCACCGGGTGGAGCTGCAGGAGGGGCTGAGCGTGGACGAGCGCCGCGCCCGCGTGGACGAGCTGGAGCGCGAGTACGCGGAGAAGAGCGAGAAGATCCACGTCATCCACCAGCTCCTGAAGGCGTACGCGCTCTTCAACAAGGACGAGCAGTACGTCATCCAGGACGGGCAGGTGATGATCGTCGACGAGTTCACCGGCCGCATGATGGCGGGCCGGCGCTGGTCCGACGGGCTGCACCAGGCGGTGGAGGCCAAGGAGGGCGTGTCGGTGAAGGCCGAGACGCAGACGCTGGCCACCATCACCATCCAGAACTACTTCCGCATGTACGACAAGCTCTGCGGAATGACGGGCACCGCGGAGACCGAGGAAGGGGAGTTCCACCAGATCTACGGGCTGGACGTGATGGTGATCCCCACCAATCGTCCCATCCAGCGCGACGACCGCCACGACCTGGTCTACAAGACCAAGCGCGAGAAGCTGAACGCCATCGTGGAGGAGGTGCGCCGCCTCCACGCGCTGGAGCTTCCCGTGCTCGTCGGCACGGTGAGCGTGGACACCAGCGAGACGCTGTCGCGCATGCTGAAGCGCGGCGGGGTGCCGCACGAGGTGCTGAACGCCAAGTACCACCAGCGCGAAGCCGAGATCGTCTCGCTGGCCGGGCAACCGGGCGCCGTCACCATCGCCACGAACATGGCCGGGCGCGGCACCGACATCAAGCTGGGCGCAGGCGTCACCGAGCCGCGCCCGACGACGGACGCGGAGGGGAAGGCGGTCACCGAGATGGGCGGCCTGCACATCATCGGCTCGGAGCGGCACGAGAGCCGGCGCATCGACCGCCAGCTCCGCGGCCGCGCCGGCCGCCAGGGCGACCCGGGCGCGTCGCAGTTCTTCCTCTCCCTGGAAGACGACCTGATGCGCCTCTTCGGCTCCGACCGCATCGCCTCCATCATGGACCGCATGGGGGCCGAGGAGGGGGAGGTGATCACGCACCCGTGGATCACCAACTCCATCGGCGGCGCGCAGAAGCGCGTGGAGATGCAGAACTTCGAGGCGCGCAAGCGGCTGCTGGACTACGACGACGTCATGAACCAGCAGCGCGAGGTCATCTACGATCTGCGCACCTTTGCCCTGGAGGGCGGCGACGAGCTGCGCGCCGAGGTGTGGGACATGGTGGAGCACGCGCTCCCCGTGCTGCTGGACGAGTACGCCAGCGGCGACACCGAGTCGTGGGAGCTGCACGCCCTCCGCCAGCGCCTCCTGCTCGACTTCGGGATGAGCCCGGACCGCCTTCCCACCGAGGACGGCGTGGGCCACGACTTCAGCGGCCGCGAGGATCTGAGCGAGTACGTGATGGACGCCGCCCGCGCCGCCTTCGAGGAGAAGCTGGAGCGCTTCGGCGAGGCCACCGACGCGGTGCTGCGCTTCGTGGTGCTCTCCACCATCGACGAGAAGTGGAAGGACCACCTGTACGACCTGGACCACCTCAAGGCGTCGATCGGCTTCCGCGGGTGGGGCCAGAAAGATCCGCTGGTGGAGTACAAGAAGGAAGCGTTCGACATGTTCGAGGACCTGATGAAGGACCTCTACGGCGCGGTGTCGCGCTTCACCTTTCGCGCGCAGCTCGCCCCGGCGATGGAGGCGCCGCCGATGGGCTTCTTCGGCTTCCCGCAGGGCACCGAGGAGGAGCTGATGGAGGACGCGGGGATGGCGCCGCCGCCCCCCGCGCCGGAGCCGGCCCCGCCTCCGCCGCCGCGCCGCGCGCCGCTGCTGGGCGTGAACCCGTACGCGCAGCTCGCCCCGGAGCCCTCGCAGCTCCACACCAACCGCGAGGAAGAGGGCGCCCTGCGCCCCGCCCCCGCCACCAACGCCGTGGGCCGCAACGATCCGTGCCCCTGCGGGAGCGGAAAGAAGTACAAGAACTGCCACGGGCGGAACGGGTGA